Proteins encoded together in one Amblyomma americanum isolate KBUSLIRL-KWMA chromosome 1, ASM5285725v1, whole genome shotgun sequence window:
- the LOC144100971 gene encoding uncharacterized protein LOC144100971, protein MEDDDYTSRSARSEPTRKSGKRTQAAKQEQPDYEFIEKSMRHDEFIKEREFLIESRRIALEEERLTWEKERTLKELQLKENEMTQKAQDQAEERRLRAEERAEERREREGERRMGAAQ, encoded by the exons ATGGAGGACGATGATTATACGTCGCGGTCAGCTAGGAGCGAGCCCACACGCAAATCCG GGAAAAGAACTCAAGCTGCAAAGCAAGAGCAGCCAGATTACGAATTCATTGAAAAAAGTATGCGCCACGATGAATTCATTAAGGAAAGAGAGTTCCTTATAGAATCTAGGCGCATTGCACTAGAAGAAGAGCGTCTCACCTGGGAAAAGGAGAGAACCCTGAAAGAACTTCaactaaaagaaaatgaaatgacgcaAAAAGCCCAAGACCAGGCAGAAGAAAGGCGCCTACGGGCAGAAGAGCGCGCCGAGGAAAGGCGTGAGAGGGAAGGCGAGCGCCGCATGGGTGCAGCCCAATAG